Below is a genomic region from Triticum dicoccoides isolate Atlit2015 ecotype Zavitan chromosome 5A, WEW_v2.0, whole genome shotgun sequence.
ACACGACCGAGCCACGCTCGTGGGCTCGCGCTCCCGCTCCCACGACCGAAAAAAACACCCGCTCCCGCTCCCGTTCCTCTCCGGCCGCCTCCCGAAGGTCGCCGTCGCCCCTCTCCGGCCGCCGTCCAAGGTCGCCGTCGCGTCTCCTCTTCGGCCGCTGCCCAAGGTAACCATTTTCCCTTCCTCGCGAGCGGGAGCAGAGGGGCGGCGGCCGCACGCCCTGCAGCCCGATCTGGCGgcggtggggcggcgtggggcggcggggcagcgtgggGCTGGGCGGCGGAGCTGTGGTGGGGGAGGGGGGAGATGCAGGGGCGGCGGGGAGGAGATGCAGGGAGATGGAGGAGATGCAGGGAGATGGAGGAGATGCAGATGCAGGGGAGATGCAGAGCCGTGGAGGAGATGCAGGGAGATGGAGGAGATGCAGATGCAGGGGAGATGCATAGCCGTGGAGGAGATGCAGGGGAGACGATGCAGGGGAGATGGAGGAGATGCATGGGAGATGCATAGCTGTGGTCTAAAATTGTCAATTTGATGCCAGATTGTGGTCTAAAATTGTTGTGCATTGGTTGCTTGCAGATGGATACTGACCAAAGCTTCTTGGACACCCTTGGTTTTGGTTACACGCAAACACAACTAGAAAGTCCAATTGGAGAGCAGGCAACTCCATCAACGCAGCATCATTCTGCAATAACAGAGAAAGGAAAATCCAACAAAGGCAAAAATTGGTCTAGTGATGAGGACAAGGTTCTCATAGCAGCATGGGCAAATACAAGTTTGGATATTGTTGGGACAGATCAAAACCGGGATGCTTATTGGGATAGAATTTCAGAGTACTACAACACACACAAGGAATCATCATGGCCGGAGCGTAATGCTAATGCAATCAATTGCCGTTACACAACGATTAATAGAGAGACCTCTAAATTTTGTGGTTGCCTTCAGCAGATTttaaatagggaagaaagtggaaGGACTATACAAGAAAAGGTATGCGCCTTTCTTGTAATTCTATATGTGATGTGCAATATTCTATATGTGTTGTGCTTATTTTAACAACATATTTATATGTGCAGACAAACGATGCACACATTTTGTTCAAGGAAATAGATCTTAAAAAAAAGAAGCCTTTCACACTGATGCATTGCTATGTAGAGTTTTCGAAGTATCCAAAGTGGCAGACAAGAGAAGTTGAAACTACTCTTAAGAAACAAAAGAAGACCATTGATGCAAGTCCAGGCACAACCACCAGTGATCCGGCTGATGCATCCTCGGTACGTACTGATGCTACCTCGATACACACTGATGCTCTTGAACATGAGAAAAGACCTGATGGTGTGAAGAGGGACAAGAGAGGTAAAGCTGATGACAGTGCTTGCAAGCTGTCATTAGAAACTGTGTGGGCAGCAAAGCTAGAGAAGGATGAGATCAAAGAGGCGGCAATAAATGCTCGCTACACACAGCAATTGGAATTGCGAAAAGAGGAGATTGCACTCAAAAAGAATGAGGATGCACGAAACGAGAGGGAGGATGCACGGAGACAGTTTGAATTAGATGAGAGGGTCATGCTCATCGACACAAGTGGTATGACTGATGTTCAAAAGCAGTTCTACCAAGCTAAGCAGAAGGAGATCCTTGCTCGCGGCCTAGGGTAATGTGAGCTATATGTTGTAGTTGTAAGAACTATTTATTGCTTTCTGCTAGTTGAGGACATGGATTACATCACTCATtgcataaatatttttattgatagCTGCATTACAAAGACATGGATTACATCACTCGTTTCCAAACTTTTGCTAGACATGGTCAATTAGATCAAGTTTAAGCTGATCATGTTCATCGAAATTTCTAATCCGATTAGTCATCTGAATAAAAGAGCTCAGTTCTTCCGCATGAGTACGAGAGACTGTGACTCTTTCTCCCATTGCCTCAAAAGTGCAGCTTTGCCGACCAGTTTGCCGCTCCTCTTCAACTATCATATTGTGCATTATGACACAAGCTTTCATGACATCAGTGATTTCTTTACGTTTCCATCCTTTAGCCGGTCCACGAACAATGGCAAAACGGGATTGCAGAACTCCAAAGGCTCGTTCCACATCTTTCCTAGCCCCCTCTTGCTTCTTGGCAAAAGTTTTATGCTTTCTGCTAGTTGGAGCTGGTATGCTCTTCACAAATGTTGCCCACCGTGGATAGATACCATCTGCAAGGTAATACCCCATTGTGTACTGATGGCCATTGATGCTATAATTCACTGGAGGAGTTTTGCCTTCGGCTAGCTTTGTAAAAACAGGAGAACGTTGAAGAACATTTATATCATTCAGAGACCCTGGTAAACCAAAataagcatgccaaatccaaagatCTTGTGAAGCAACTGCTTCCAAGATCATAGTGGGCTCGCTCACATGGCCTTTAAACATGCCATGCCATTTTTTGGGGCAATTTTTCCACCCCCAGTGCATGCAATCTATGCTCCCTAACATACTGGGAAATCCTCTTTCCTCCCCTATTGCAAGTAACCTAGCAATGTCTTCTTCATTTGGAGATCTCAGGTACTTTTCCCCAAAAACTTCACAAATTTTGATCACAAATTTCTTGCAAGACTCTAAATTAGTAGACTCAGCGGACCGGATGTACTCATCAACATAATCGGCTGCTATTCCATATGTTAGTATCCGCATCGCCGCGGTCATCTTTTGCAAAGGATGTAACCCAAGAGctccagaagcacttcttttttgcgtaaaataatcatcatagtcatgctCAAGTATACCATCAGCTATGCGGTTGAACAAAGTACGCGACATCCTAAATCTGTGCATAAAAATTAAATGAGACAGGGAAATGAAAAAaggaccaaagcagagaagtgtactAATTACGAACCTTCATCGAAACAAATGTTCGGGAAagcgaggaacttctttgaagtagTCGTCCCACAGAAGAAGAAATCCGGCATCTCTTCCTCGGTCGATTGACTGACGTCCATGCTTGGAACCGCCATGGCGTCGAccgttcttcctctcttcctcctcccgctcggCGAATGCTGCAAGTATGAGTTCATCGTCGccagatgaagatgacgaagaactCATGTCCCAAGTGGATGTGTTCATTGTGTTGCGTGACAAACGATAGAGAAATCTAGGTGAGAAGAGAAGTCACAGGTAGAAGTGTGCTGGAAAAGAGGTGGTAGGGGTGGTTTATATAGATCGGAAATATGGCCGTTGGAAATATAGTCGTTGGAAATATAGCCGTTTGAAAATATAGCCGTTGGAATATACACGTCCTAATTTACACGTTCCACTGGAAAACTGGGAGATGTATAATTTAGCAAGGTGTATATGGACGTGTATATAGAGATATACACGTCCAAATTTACACGTtccactagagatgctcttagttgTTGAGAGTATTGATATTCACCGTGTGAACTAGCACGTTCCCACTTATCAGGTATACGTCTAAGTGCCTTCAGAATTCTAGACTAATAACCGTTTATATCATACTCTCTCCGTCCGTGAATAAGTGTATATCTAggttttgtcctaagtcaaacttttAAAATTTTAATcaattttatagaaaaaaatagtagcatttatgacactaaattagTATCGCTAGATTCGTTTTGAAATGCGCTTTTATAATATATCAATTAGATGTCATACATGCTACTAttcttttctataaagttggtcaaaattttaaaact
It encodes:
- the LOC119299098 gene encoding glutathione S-transferase T3-like, with product MVTSPGTRGSDCGSCITSCTFRRRYHERTWHGSKHDRATLVGSRSRSHDRKKHPLPLPFLSGRLPKVAVAPLRPPSKVAVASPLRPLPKMDTDQSFLDTLGFGYTQTQLESPIGEQATPSTQHHSAITEKGKSNKGKNWSSDEDKVLIAAWANTSLDIVGTDQNRDAYWDRISEYYNTHKESSWPERNANAINCRYTTINRETSKFCGCLQQILNREESGRTIQEKTNDAHILFKEIDLKKKKPFTLMHCYVEFSKYPKWQTREVETTLKKQKKTIDASPGTTTSDPADASSVRTDATSIHTDALEHEKRPDGVKRDKRGKADDSACKLSLETVWAAKLEKDEIKEAAINARYTQQLELRKEEIALKKNEDARNEREDARRQFELDERVMLIDTSGMTDVQKQFYQAKQKEILARGLG